TTGTTATTCAGTCCACAGTTGTTctctacttatttatttaatttttttgtatgttttttttttttttttcttcccaacaGAGCCATCAAAGATGACTACAGCTGCACGTCCAACATTTGAACCCGCAAGAGGAGGAAGGGGTAAAGGAGAGGGGGACCTGAGTGCCCTATCCAAGCAGTACTCCAGCCGAGATCTTCCAGGACACACCAAGATCAAATACAGGTCAGACAAGAACGGAGCTGAGTTTTGGGTTgcagtcagtgtttttttttttcctctatatcatGATCTGTAAGGTTATTGTTTAATGATTTGCATGTTGACTTCATTCTGTCATCAGGCAACCTACCCAGGATGCCCCCGAGGAGGTGCGTGCCCGTGATTTCCGCAGGGAGCTGGAGGAGAGGGAGCGTGTAGCTGCACGTGAGAAGACCAGAGAGAGAGGACCAagaggttatttttttttaacatattagaGTAAAACATGTCCCTACAGCCATCAGCAAGATAAAGAGTAAGTCAAGTCAAAGCGGCTGACCAGTTCATGCGTTCAGTTTATCTGGCATTGACTAAGGTGTTGTACAGTCTGGTGAGAGTTGGGGTGATGGATCTCTAGTAGCTTTTATGTGTATCCTCACTTTCAGATTGATCTGAAAAACGGATACTAATTTTCCAGAATTAACAGGTTTCTAAGAACTACCATTGATTTCCTtgacaaaatataattttgtaaccatgtagcacatttaatctaaaataaaacaaacattaaaaacattagttTAGTGATGCATCCAGTCAATACCTACATTAAACTGTCATTTTAGTATGCGTTAAATGGGATCAGTGGATAGACAAGCAGTCTTAAATAGatgtatcataataacttattgTCTGTTGTTTTCCAGAGCACAccacttcatcatcatcatcttcttcatcatcctcaAAGAGGCCTAGACTGGATCAGATCCCAGCTGCTAATCTCGATGCTGATGACCCTCTGACTGATGTAAGTACAGAATCCGACAGATGCTGTTTACTCAAAACTAGTGATTTGTCCATAATTAACATGTTCTTCTATGCCATTTGTTCTTGttaggatgatgaggatgaggactcTGAGGaggacagtgatgatgatgacactgcCGCTCTTTTGGCAGAATTGGAGAAAATCAAGAAGGAACGGGCTGAAGAACAAGAACGCAAAGTAAAGAGATCTTTCATAAGGATAACTGCTGAAAGTTACATGTTGGAGGTGGCAAATGTTACCTTATTACTGAgttctttttaatcttttttttttttttttttcattttgtttgatttttttaggaGCGTGAGCAaaaggcagaggaggagaggatcCGTATGGAAAATATTTTGAGTGGCAATCCATTGATTAACTTGGCAGGACAGCAACAACAGATGACCCAGAGTCAAAACACATTCAGAGTCAAGAGAAGGTAACTAACCCACAAAAACATACAGAACATGAGTGTTATAGCTGAAGGAAAAGAGTCAATGTACTTGACACTAATGAAAAATTATTTGAATAACTTTCTAGGTGGGATGATGATGTTGTGTTCAAGAACTGCGCCAAAGGAGTGGACGAGGCACGGAAGGAGAAACGATTTGTCAATGACACGCTGCGTTCAGAGTTTCACAAAAAATTTATGgagaaatatgtaaaataaaggaTTTGAtgtatgttcattttatttttgttttaacttcATTTCAGACCCTTAAAGCtttgaaatacatttttattctACGTTCAAAAGGTGAATTGTACATAAATGACTTGGTTACACCCTTAAATGAAACTATCACATCTGATTCAACATCCAGGTCCtctgtaggatttttttttttttttaaatgaagttcAATAAACAGATTTGTGTTTCAACTGTTTGCCGGGTTGTCTTTGAGAAATTCAtgtttttctgttaatttttgtttttatttgtagtgtagaTAAAAATTTGCTCAAAACCTCTAAATCATAAGGATATCAAGTAAAAGTGATTTCAATTCTGGTACAAGTGCCTCCTGTTTTTGCCAATCTCAAAAAATTTAGTTTTGCATACTGTGCATCTGCAAAATGGAACAGTATGGAGAAAAAAACTTGGCATAATTAAGATCTGTAAAACAACTCACATTTGCAATTTCaccatattttgagaataaataaTTGTTCTTTCAAATTATTCATACAAACATACTCTGGGTGTAATTCCTTTTTCTATTAGGTTTTTACCGATTTCAGAATGAAATATTTTTTACTATCATTCATATATTATATTGCAAATTAAGTATTCCCCTCAATATACAGTGGTGTATATTGATGTATGATGGTGTATATTATTATTAGAACACCTAACAGATTTAAAAATATTGACCTTTTTTGCCTCCATAACAAGATTTAATTTCATAATGTTCATAAAGCATGCAGATGGTTGGTctacacaacaaatatcagaagaGAAATGGAAAAAGTCTTACTTCTGTGTCCAAAGACTCACCATCAATGTAACCCATGATCACATCTGACAACAATACGCATggaatttgtatttttctgtgaaggaATATGACTGTGTTACACTGATGGTGAAATAGACCTGGCTTATTTTTTGTAGGAAAATGACTTAAATCTCCTTATGATGTTTCTATTGTATTGTTTATAGAGCATTATGATGACTGTGTTAGTCAGTCTTCTGAGTCACTTTATCCTTGGcggggtcatgggggtgctggagcctatctcagctatcAATGGGTGAAGGAGGGGTGcaccctggatgtgttgccagttcattgcagagcTGACATATATAGAGATGaaaaatcactctcacattcatagctttgtagatatttcatttttattggtattttgatagccaattttaaaaaaaaaaaaaaaagaaaaaaagaacagatctTAAATATGTCAAGTGGTCTTATAACTCTGGTCACCACTGTATACTGAGATTAAATAAAGGTCACAGTAATGATAAGGTGGGGACATTTTATGAATAAATATGGTTGTGATATAAAATTCTGCGcatattttttgcaagttttttttttttttttgaattttatgAAACCTAAGATAAATTGTAAATTGTTACCAAGACTGAAAATAATTTTAACTCTTGAATTCTAAAAATAAGTGGTTCTATTACATTAGAGTAAAACATGTCCCTTCAAGAATCACCAATATTATGAGAATACTTGACCAAAAGCAGATGTTTAAGATCCTGGCTTTAAGTTGATAACAAACCCTTAGATTAGTCAGATTTAGTTGAAAGGTAAATTCCGTAgttaaaaatacagtttaaactTTTCCTGTGCATACATATGATTTACCTCTACCATATGAAATCGTGAGTGAGTTTCTGATGAGACTGAGATTATATGAATTGTATTCACTCCCTAATCATCCTTttgctgaaattaaaaaaaaaaaaaagtttttgtcaaTTATTTATAGAATAGTCAGAAGTACCAATGTACAATGTAAGCGATCATGGGTGAATTTTATCACCTGTGGAAAGGGGAAGGACCGGTTAAAAATCTTGGACATTTTATAAATATGTTGCTAATTTTGcaaggttttgttttttattaaaggtTTTTGAGGACCTTGGGATGAATTCAAAAATTTGGAAAGAGTGTTAGAAAATATTTCAACATTTGCATTCTGAAATGAAGTGCTTCCATTTTAATTTCATTAGCagaggattttattttattatttattaaattaaTTTGACTTCAAATATTAGCTACAAAAACATGTTAGCTTACACTCCATGGGCTGTGAATGCACCATACTGTTGTTGTGTTTCACCGACAGTCGACAGGGGGCGCTGTCTCCCACTGTGTCCTCCGTGTGACAGGGATAGGAAGACTGCTGGGAAAAGATGGCAGCTTCCTTTTGTTAGTGGGGACTTATTGTACGCCGAGGACGGATTTAACCACATTCCTCAGAAGATTCACGGACCTCCGTCTCAGATAAGGGCTTTTCACCAACAATTATCCGGGAACTTATACTGGGAGAACATGGAGAAGAGCGCGAGCACCGATAGTTTGGGCTCGAAACGCTCCTCTTCCCGACAGCCAAGTGTTGATTCATTATCCAGGTAGCTAAATCCAACACAACACGGCGCTTTTAGGCTGGATAAAAGTTTCTAAATTAGCATCAAGTGGTTTTATTTACTGTGCCATAACGTAAGTCAACACAGCTATTCCTAAAGTAGTTCTGTGTGCATGTTTAGCAGTGAATATCACGTAATTCATGTAACTAAATGACACGGGACGGCTAAAGATGTCAGTGAAGTCGACCAGATAATAAATGTATCGACGGATCTTTTTCGATTAATCGAACACAGTGTGTGATCTTTAGTTTATTTTGATAGAAATCgttgtgtttttgttgacttAGCTCATAAAGTGTCTGTCACCATGTCCCAAAGCCTCTGAAGTGATTTACTTAATGTTCTTATATGATTAGTAAAGTAAAATAACTCTAGTTTGcatgtttgacttttttctcagctACTTGAGATGTGTTGAAGTAACTGTCAACACTTTCAACATGAGCCCTCTACATGTCACAACTTCTTAGTCTGACAGCTTTTTGCAAGACAGGTTTACTTTatccatatattttattttatttcattttatttagaccTCTTAACATGTCTACATCCCAATAGCAACATTAGTTCTAAATGTATCAACAAATATAGAGAAATATCAAGGTGACAAAATAGCCACATTAGTAAGTCAATCAGAAAATAAAGTATGTgctagaaaataaataaataaaatatcttataaaaaaaataaagcactgagttgtcattattaggAGTTAAAGTTAGATTTTGATACATTAGCAACTCACtggcctactttttttttttttttttacattatctaCCACACATTAAATGTGTtcaatcttacatactttaatagatTAATTAGAACACAAATTACAAAAATGCTGGTTAACTGATGTTATCATTGTACATGAAGTATTATTACGCATGTATGTTGATATATGTACATTTATGCCGTATATTTATAAATTCACAGTATAATGGACCTGTCATGTGACTGgattgtaatgtacagacagtatTTTGAACTAGATCTAGTACCTCTGAGACAAACTTtcctttgagtaaaacccattcgcTCATTAATTCATAGATTATCACATTTTGATCCAAAACTGTATCTTGGAAAATACAGTCAAGCAGCATTTTCTTTGGTAGTGACTAACACTtggtttcactacttttattctggaggcattttacttgtagatcagTACTACATGTGTAATTATGGGTATAATTAGTGGACTgttgtaaaaaagaaaataaaaatggagTGAAGAATGTGACTATGTGATGGGATTCTGCCAAAAGACACATGTGATATTTGCTTTACAAATTTAATAAATACGTAAGCTGTAAAGATAAGTTAGTGACATATGCAATAAAATGAAgagcatattcattcattcatcttttgatcctctttatccttgagaggatcactgggatgctggagcctatcccaactatgTTTCAAGcgaaggcgaggtacaccctgTATGTGTTGctggttcatcacagggctgaatgAAGAACAtatgttgaaacaaaaaaaaacatatgttgaaaaataatttAGAAACAATCAATATTCCAAGAAAATGACTGTTGTTGAAGAGGTATAGCCTAATATTGAATTTCTACAGCAATGTCACGTGTTATGTATTGCTTATTTCTGTAAATTTATGACATGTAAATTGTCTATATATTGAGATCTTATCAACAAAGCTACCACTTGGATGGTGAGAAACTGGGTGTGcaaaaactagggctgtcaaaattaatgtgttaacacaaattaatccatcatcatgattaatctgattaaaaattttaccccaattaacccatctgcagtgcttaaagactctgaacgtctctggcaacgtatttcgggcagtttgtccaagtagagttagtgtcacgcatgaacaaatgggcaattgatctggtagtgacaggcagcagaaccaacccataaacactgaagacactaaacagcatgttggccctctggatgggaaatttgagtacaaaaatataccaagacggaacagtcgaccgacgTAAAgaattatgcacactctgcaggaaggagttttcttttcatcgAAGTGCTTCCAACTTAAAATACCATATTAACACAAAGCATACATTAGTCGAGGATtgtgctagcacttcggctaacatgCAGCCCAGCTTGCTACAAACACATTAATTGCATATggattcccttctttcttgagtctgtttgctcatgcaaaaggAAAAATGATTAgtgtaaattaaaaatgaatgatatttaatcatgatcagtcaaaattaatccacagcaaccctgtgatttatCTGATTAAATAattgtaattgtttgacagcactagtaaaaACACGATTGTAATCAAAACCCTAGAAACTTT
The Sphaeramia orbicularis chromosome 14, fSphaOr1.1, whole genome shotgun sequence DNA segment above includes these coding regions:
- the cwc15 gene encoding protein CWC15 homolog yields the protein MTTAARPTFEPARGGRGKGEGDLSALSKQYSSRDLPGHTKIKYRQPTQDAPEEVRARDFRRELEERERVAAREKTRERGPREHTTSSSSSSSSSSKRPRLDQIPAANLDADDPLTDDDEDEDSEEDSDDDDTAALLAELEKIKKERAEEQERKEREQKAEEERIRMENILSGNPLINLAGQQQQMTQSQNTFRVKRRWDDDVVFKNCAKGVDEARKEKRFVNDTLRSEFHKKFMEKYVK